TGGTTCCGTTGATTATAGAGATGATGTAAGAATATCTGATAATATACTAAAACAAATGTCAGAAGCATATAGAAGAATAAGAAATACTGCAAGATATATACTTGGAAATACTTATGACTTTAATCCAAAAACTGATAAAGTAGCATATAAAGATATGTTAGAAATAGATAAATGGGCTTTAAATAAGTTAGAGGTGTTAAAGAGAAGTGTAACTGAAAGTTATGATAAATATGAATTTTATAACTTATTCCAAGGAATACATTATTTTTCAGCAATAGATATGTCAGCTTTCTATTTAGATATAATAAAAGACAGACTTTATACTGAAAAGAAAGATTCTGTTGCAAGAAGAGCAGCACAAACAGTTATGTATGAAGTTTTAATGACTTTAACAAAAATGATTGCACCTATACTTTCATTTACAGCAGAAGAAATATGGGAAAATTTACCAGCTGAAACTAGAGAAGCAGAATCTGTGTTCTTAGCAGATTGGTATGTAAATAATGATGAATATTTAAAACCAGAATTAGATGAAAAATGGCAACAAATAATAAAATTAAGAAAAGAAGTAAATAAAAAATTAGAAAAAGCTAGACAAGGTGAAAATAAAATAATAGGAAACTCTTTGGATGCAAAAGTTAGTTTACACACAGAGGATAGTGCTTTAAAAGAATTTATAAAAGAAAATTTAGAGCTATTAGAAACTGTATTTATTGTTTCTGATTTAGAAGTAGTAGATTCTGTTGATGAAAACTTTACTGATGCAGAAGAAATAGAAAAATTAAAAATAAAAATTACTCATGCAGATGGAGAAAAATGTGAAAGATGTTGGAAGTATGACAAATTAGGAACTGATCCAGAACATCCTACACTTTGTCCAAGATGTACAGCAGTATTGAAATAGGAGAAGTTATGATTTATATATTTTTGTTTTTAATATTACTTATAATAGACCAGTATTCAAAATTTATAGTGGATAGTACTCTATCCGTTGGTGAAACAGTACCAGTGATAGATAACTTTTTTAATCTAACTTATGTACAAAATAAAGGAGTTGCTTTTGGGCTATTTCAAGGTAAGATAGATATAGTAAGTATTTTAGCAATAGTTGCAATAGGTTTAATTTTATTCTATTTCTTTAAAAATTTCAAAAAAATAAGTTTTTTAGAAAGAATTGCCTATACTATGATATTTGCAGGTGCAGTAGGAAATATGATAGATAGAATATTTAGAGCTTATGTGATTGATATGTTAGATTTTAGAGGTATTTGGTCTTTCATATTTAATTTTGCAGATGTGTGGATAAATATAGGTGTAATTTTGATAATAGTGGAACATATATTTTTCAATAGAAAAAAGAGGGTGAAATAAAAAATGACATTTCAAGAAATAATTTTTTCTTTACAACAATTTTGGAGTTCTAAGGGTTGTATAATAGGCAATCCTTATGATATAGAAAAAGGAGCAGGAACATTTAATCCAAATACATTCTTAATGTCCTTAGGACCAGAACCTTGGAATGTGGCTTATGTAGAGCCATCAAGAAGACCAAAAGATGGAAGATATGGAGATAATCCTAATAGAGTTTATCAACATCATCAATTTCAAGTTATAATGAAGCCATCCCCAACTAATATACAAGAATTATATCTTGAAAGTTTAAGAGTTCTAGGAATAGAACCCGAAAAACATGATATAAGATTTGTTGAAGATGACTGGGAATCTCCTACTCTTGGAGCATGGGGGCTTGGTTGGGAAGTATGGTTAGATGGAATGGAAATAACTCAATTTACTTATTTTCAACAAGTTGGAGGATTAGAATTAGATGTAATCCCTGTTGAAATCACTTATGGTTTAGAAAGACTTGCATTATACATTCAAAATAAAGAAAATGTATATGATTTAGAATGGACTAAGGGAGTAAAATATGGAGATATGAGATATCAATTTGAATTTGAAAATTCTAAATACTCTTTTGAACTTGCTAGTTTAGATAAACATTTTAAATGGTTTGATGACTATGAAGAAGAAGCTAAAAAAGTCTTGGAACAAGGTTTAGTTTTACCAGCTTATGATTAT
This window of the Fusobacterium simiae genome carries:
- the lspA gene encoding signal peptidase II, with the protein product MIYIFLFLILLIIDQYSKFIVDSTLSVGETVPVIDNFFNLTYVQNKGVAFGLFQGKIDIVSILAIVAIGLILFYFFKNFKKISFLERIAYTMIFAGAVGNMIDRIFRAYVIDMLDFRGIWSFIFNFADVWINIGVILIIVEHIFFNRKKRVK
- the glyQ gene encoding glycine--tRNA ligase subunit alpha encodes the protein MTFQEIIFSLQQFWSSKGCIIGNPYDIEKGAGTFNPNTFLMSLGPEPWNVAYVEPSRRPKDGRYGDNPNRVYQHHQFQVIMKPSPTNIQELYLESLRVLGIEPEKHDIRFVEDDWESPTLGAWGLGWEVWLDGMEITQFTYFQQVGGLELDVIPVEITYGLERLALYIQNKENVYDLEWTKGVKYGDMRYQFEFENSKYSFELASLDKHFKWFDDYEEEAKKVLEQGLVLPAYDYVLKCSHVFNVLDSRGAISTTERMGYILRVRNLARRCAEVFVENRKALGYPLLNKK